The DNA region GAACAAACTGGTGAAGAGCTCGCAGGTGGCGGAAATCGCCTCGGAGCATTTCGGTATGGCGTTCCTTGATCTCAATTGCCTGGACAAGGAAACCCAGCCCAAGGGACTGGTCAGCGAAAAACTCGTGCGCCAGCATCACGCCCTGCCCTTGTGGCGGCGCGGAAACAAGCTGTTCGTGGGCATTTCCGACCCGAGCAACCATCAGGCGATCAACGACATCCAGTTCAGCACCGGGCTGAGTACCGAAGCCATTCTGGTCGAGGACGACAAACTCACCGAAGCCATCGAAAAATTCTTCGACACCCACGCCAGTGGCCTCGAAGACATGGCCGATGTCGATCTCGACGGCCTTGATGTCGAAGCCATCGACGACAGCAAGCAGGACGCCATTGCCGGACTCGACGCCGACGATGCGCCGGTGGTGCGTTTCGTCCACAAGATGCTGCTCGACGCGATCAAGAGCGGCTCGTCCGACCTGCACTTCGAACCTTACGAGAAGAACTATCGAGTGCGCGTGCGCACCGACGGCATGCTGCGCGAAGTGGCCAAGCCACCGATCCAGTTGGCCGGGCGCATTGCCGCGCGCCTGAAAGTCATGGCCAGCCTCGATATCTCGGAACGGCGCAAACCGCAGGACGGGCGGATCAAGATGCGCCTGTCGAAGAGCAAGTCGATCGATTTCCGGGTCAACACGCTGCCGACCCTGTGGGGCGAAAAAGTCGTGATCCGGATTCTCGACCCGTCCAGCGCGCAGATCGGCATAGATGCCCTCGGCTATGAACCGGCGCAGAAAGACCTGTACATGGCTGCACTCAAGCAACCGCAAGGGATGATCCTGGTCACCGGCCCGACCGGCTCGGGCAAGACCGTGTCGCTGTACACCGGCCTGAATATCCTCAACACCGTCGACATCAATATTTCCACCGCCGAAGACCCGGTGGAGATCAACATGGAAGGCATCAACCAGGTCAACGTCAATCCCAAGCAGGGGCTGGACTTTGCCCAGGCCCTGCGCTCGTTTCTGCGACAGGACCCGGACGTGATCATGGTCGGCGAGATACGTGACCTGGAAACCGCCGAGATCGCCATCAAGGCGGCACAGACCGGTCACTTGGTACTGTCGACCCTGCACACCAACAGCGCCGCGGAAACCCTGACCCGTTTGCACAATATGGGCATCCCCGGTTTCAACATCGCCACGTCGGTCAGCCTGATCATCGCCCAGCGTCTGGCGCGCAAGTTATGCAGCCACTGCAAGAAAGCCATCGAGATCCCTCGCGAAACCCTGCTCAAGGAAGGTTTCCCCGAGGAACGCATCGGCCATTTCACGATCTACGAGCCGCTCGGTTGCGATCACTGCAACGGCGGATACAAGGGTCGCGTGGGGATTTATGAAGTGGTGAAAAACACACCGGAGCTGCAACGACTGATCATGGCCGAAGGCAACTCGCTGGAAATCGACAGCCAGATGCGCCGCGACGGCTTCGACGACCTGCGCACCTCAGGGCTGCACAAGGCCATGCAAGGCATCACCAGCCTTGAAGAAATCAACCGGGTCACCAAGGACTGAACATGGCGGTCAAGGCAGCGAAAATCAGCATCTATGCCTGGGAAGGCACGGACCGCAAAGGCAGCAAGGTCACCGGGGAACTGAGCGGGCAAAACCCCGCACTGATCAAGGCGCAGCTGCGCAAACAGGGGATCAACCCTGGCAAGGTGCGCAAGAAGTCCGCCTCTTTGCTGAGTTTCGGCAAACGCATCAAGGCGCAGGACATCGCCCTGTTCACCCGCCAGATGGCGACCATGATGAAGGCCGGCGTGCCGCTGTTGCAGTCGTTCGACATCATTGGCGAAGGCTTCGAAAACCCGGCCATGCGCAAACTGGTGGACGACGTGAAACAGGAAGTCGCGGCCGGTAACAGCTTCGCCACGGCCCTGCGCAAGAAGCCGCAATATTTCGACGAGTTGTATTGCAACCTGGTCGATGCCGGCGAGCAGTCCGGCGCCCTCGACACGCTGCTCGAGCGGGTCGCGACCTATAAGGAGAAAAGCGAACGCCTGAAGGCCAAGATCAAGAAAGCCATGACCTACCCGACGGCGGTGTTATTGGTCGCGGCCGTGGTGACCGGGATTCTGCTGGTAAAAGTGGTGCCGCAATTCCAGTCGGTATTTTCCGGTTTCGGCGCCGAGCTGCCCGCCTTCACCCTGATGGTCATCAGCCTGTCGGCGTTCATGCAGCAATGGTGGTGGGCGATCCTCGGCGTATTGGTGGTGGCGATTTTCGGCACCCGTCATGCGCTGAAAACATCTCAGGCCTTGCGCGACCGCAAAGACACCTGGCTGCTGAAACTGCCTCTGGTCGGCACGCTGCTGTACAAGTCCGCCGTCGCCCGCTTCGCCCGCACCCTGTCGACAACGTTCGCCGCCGGTGTGCCGCTGGTCGAGGCGCTCGACTCGGTTGCGGGTGCCACCGGCAACGTGGTGTTCAAACGCGCGGTGCTGCGGATTCGTCAGGACGTCTCGACCGGTATGCAGCTGAATTTTTCCATGCGCTCCACCGGGGTCTTTCCCAATATGGCCGTGCAGATGACCGCGATCGGCGAAGAGTCCGGTGCGCTGGACGAGATGCTCGACAAGGTCGCCGGGTTTTACGAAGAGGAAGTGGATAACATGGTCGACAACCTCACCAGCCTCATGGAGCCATTCATCATGGTGGTGCTGGGGGTGATCGTCGGCGGGCTGGTCGTGGCCATGTACTTGCCGATCTTCCAACTCGGCTCAGCGATCTGACATGCCTATCGACGAACTGTTTGCCCTGTATCCGCTGGCCTTTGTTTGCACCGCGTTGCTGCTCGGCCTGGTGGTCGGCAGCTTCCTCAACGTGTTGATCTGGCGTCTGCCGAAAATGCTCGAGCGCGATTGGCGTCAGCAGGCCCACGACGTATTGGGCTTGCCTGCCGAACCACCGCTGCCCACCTACAACCTGATGCTGCCGCACTCCGAATGTCCGCATTGCGCGCATCGAATTCGCGCGTGGGAAAACATTCCGCTGCTCAGTTATCTGGCGCTGCGCGGACGTTGCTCAGCCTGCGCGGCAGCGATCAGCAAACGTTATCCACTGACCGAACTGGCCTGCGGCTTGCTCTCGGCATTCATCGCCTGGCATTTCGGTTTTGGCTGGCCGGCCGCTCTGCTGATCTTCCTCAGCTGGGGGTTGCTGGCGATGAGCTTGATCGACATCGAGCATCAACTGCTGCCTGATGTGCTGGTGCTGCCGTTGCTGTGGCTGGGTCTGATCGTCAACAGTTTCGGGCTGTTCGTGCCGCTGCATGACGCGTTGTGGGGCACCGTCGCCGGTTACATGGCGCTGTGGTCGGTGTTCTGGCTGTTCAAGTTGCTGACCGGCAAGGACGGCATGGGCCATGGCGATTTCAAGCTGCTGGCGTTGTTCGGCGCCTGGGGCGGTTGGCAGATTCTGCCGCTGACGATTCTGCTGTCGTCGTTGGTGGGCGCGGTGATCGGGGTGATTCTGTTGCGTTTGCGCGCGCAGGAAACCTCCACGCCAATCCCTTTCGGCCCCTATCTGGCAATTGCCGGCTGGATTGCCATGCTCTGGGGTGGTCAAATAACCGACTTCTATTGGCAGTTTGTCGGTTTGAAATGAATACCCTTGTGGAAAAACCCTGGATTCTCGGCCTGACCGGCGGCATTGGCAGCGGCAAAAGCGCGGCGGCCCAGCACTTCATCGACCTTGGCATCCATGTTGTGGATGCCGATCATGCGGCGCGCTGGGTGGTCGAACCGGGACGTCCGGCGCTGGCGAAGATTGCCGAACATTTCGGCCCCGGCGTGTTACAAGCTGACGGCACACTCGACCGTGCGGCCTTGCGCAAACTGATCTTCGAGATTGCAGAGGAGCGCCGCTGGCTCGAAGCCCTGTTGCATCCGTTGATCGCAGAAGAGATCGCCCATCATCTGGCGCTGGCAAAATCGCCTTACGCGATTCTGGTTTCGCCGCTGTTGATCGAGTCCGGGCAATACGCGATGACCCAGCGCATCCTGGTCATCGATGCCCCGCAACAACTGCAGATCGAACGCACCTTGCAGCGTGACCAGACCAGCGAGCAGCAGGTTCAGGCAATCCTCAAGGCGCAATCAAGCCGTGAAGACCGTGTGAGCCGTGCCGACGATGTGGTGGTCAACGACCGCGACCTCGCTTGGCTGCAGAGCGAAGTCGAGCGTCTGCATCAGTTTTACCTGACTTTATCCGGAGGCCAAGCATGAGCCAGATCCCCACCGTTGAATGCCCAACCTGCGGCGCCCCCGTGGAATTCACGCCTGAAAGCGAATTTCGTCCATTCTGCTCCGCGCGCTGCAAACTGATCGACCTCGGCGCCTGGGCCTCTGAAGAACACAAGATTCCAGTCGCACCGGATGCCGAGGACGAAATGTTTTCCGGGGACTTCGACCCGCGTCACTGATCCCGTTCAGGGGCGCATAAAGCCGTAGTCCTGATCGTCGTCGAGGTTTTCCGCGAGAAAGCGCAATTCGTCGGCCAGGTCTTCGGCGTTGCGCACGGCCTTGCTTTGTTGCACCACCGCACTGAGCAAAGCGCGCAAACTCAAGCCGGGGTCAAACCCCACCTCCTGCGCCATGTCCAGACTTTGCCGGGTTTCCTGCCTCGCCCACTCGTAAACACTCATGCCGCTGCTCCTGAAGGGATTTGCGCGAGCATGAAATTTCCCGTGGATGGCCGGTTTGATGTGGATCAAGACTTCCGATCGTCGTCCTTCCACGGCGCCGAAAGGTAGCGGGTGCGGTTGAAGGTCTCCAGCCATTCCGGGCAGAACACCACCAGGGCGCTGATGACCATGCCGTTGATGAACGCCTCGGGGAAAATGATCAGCCACAGGTAACCGATGAAGTCTTCGAGCCATTCCGGCATGGCGAAGAGACCGTCGTACCAGAGCAGCGTCAGGCTCAGCAGCAGGCAAAACAACGCCGACAGCGCGGCAGCCAGAAACCCCGAACAGAAAATATAAACGAAGGGATTACGCGGCTGCGCACGTTCGACCAGAATCGCCACGCACTCGGTGATCAGCACGGGCAGCAAAATAAACAATGAGCCGTTGACCCCCATCGCCGCGAGATCCTGGCGCCCG from Pseudomonas helmanticensis includes:
- the yacG gene encoding DNA gyrase inhibitor YacG — encoded protein: MSQIPTVECPTCGAPVEFTPESEFRPFCSARCKLIDLGAWASEEHKIPVAPDAEDEMFSGDFDPRH
- the pilB gene encoding type IV-A pilus assembly ATPase PilB; amino-acid sequence: MNDIALSGLAKQLVQAELLTEKSAQQAWQQAQRNRLSLVSYLVQNKLVKSSQVAEIASEHFGMAFLDLNCLDKETQPKGLVSEKLVRQHHALPLWRRGNKLFVGISDPSNHQAINDIQFSTGLSTEAILVEDDKLTEAIEKFFDTHASGLEDMADVDLDGLDVEAIDDSKQDAIAGLDADDAPVVRFVHKMLLDAIKSGSSDLHFEPYEKNYRVRVRTDGMLREVAKPPIQLAGRIAARLKVMASLDISERRKPQDGRIKMRLSKSKSIDFRVNTLPTLWGEKVVIRILDPSSAQIGIDALGYEPAQKDLYMAALKQPQGMILVTGPTGSGKTVSLYTGLNILNTVDINISTAEDPVEINMEGINQVNVNPKQGLDFAQALRSFLRQDPDVIMVGEIRDLETAEIAIKAAQTGHLVLSTLHTNSAAETLTRLHNMGIPGFNIATSVSLIIAQRLARKLCSHCKKAIEIPRETLLKEGFPEERIGHFTIYEPLGCDHCNGGYKGRVGIYEVVKNTPELQRLIMAEGNSLEIDSQMRRDGFDDLRTSGLHKAMQGITSLEEINRVTKD
- the coaE gene encoding dephospho-CoA kinase (Dephospho-CoA kinase (CoaE) performs the final step in coenzyme A biosynthesis.), with protein sequence MNTLVEKPWILGLTGGIGSGKSAAAQHFIDLGIHVVDADHAARWVVEPGRPALAKIAEHFGPGVLQADGTLDRAALRKLIFEIAEERRWLEALLHPLIAEEIAHHLALAKSPYAILVSPLLIESGQYAMTQRILVIDAPQQLQIERTLQRDQTSEQQVQAILKAQSSREDRVSRADDVVVNDRDLAWLQSEVERLHQFYLTLSGGQA
- a CDS encoding prepilin peptidase; translated protein: MPIDELFALYPLAFVCTALLLGLVVGSFLNVLIWRLPKMLERDWRQQAHDVLGLPAEPPLPTYNLMLPHSECPHCAHRIRAWENIPLLSYLALRGRCSACAAAISKRYPLTELACGLLSAFIAWHFGFGWPAALLIFLSWGLLAMSLIDIEHQLLPDVLVLPLLWLGLIVNSFGLFVPLHDALWGTVAGYMALWSVFWLFKLLTGKDGMGHGDFKLLALFGAWGGWQILPLTILLSSLVGAVIGVILLRLRAQETSTPIPFGPYLAIAGWIAMLWGGQITDFYWQFVGLK
- a CDS encoding type II secretion system F family protein, with translation MAVKAAKISIYAWEGTDRKGSKVTGELSGQNPALIKAQLRKQGINPGKVRKKSASLLSFGKRIKAQDIALFTRQMATMMKAGVPLLQSFDIIGEGFENPAMRKLVDDVKQEVAAGNSFATALRKKPQYFDELYCNLVDAGEQSGALDTLLERVATYKEKSERLKAKIKKAMTYPTAVLLVAAVVTGILLVKVVPQFQSVFSGFGAELPAFTLMVISLSAFMQQWWWAILGVLVVAIFGTRHALKTSQALRDRKDTWLLKLPLVGTLLYKSAVARFARTLSTTFAAGVPLVEALDSVAGATGNVVFKRAVLRIRQDVSTGMQLNFSMRSTGVFPNMAVQMTAIGEESGALDEMLDKVAGFYEEEVDNMVDNLTSLMEPFIMVVLGVIVGGLVVAMYLPIFQLGSAI
- a CDS encoding energy-coupling factor ABC transporter permease, producing the protein MIGAELLSTASLTFGWLIYLPALLWAVLRVPWLELFSDSRRQHLLFGTVFALFLLWLVRRDFDTGVSYHFIGMTAVTLLLDWPLAIVGGLVAQIGLVLLGRQDLAAMGVNGSLFILLPVLITECVAILVERAQPRNPFVYIFCSGFLAAALSALFCLLLSLTLLWYDGLFAMPEWLEDFIGYLWLIIFPEAFINGMVISALVVFCPEWLETFNRTRYLSAPWKDDDRKS